Genomic window (Brachyspira hampsonii):
AGAAAAGCAGGAAATGAAATAGCAAAAGAAGCTAATGCAGAGGCGAAAAGCAGAGGCTGGAGTGAAGATAAATATTATGATGTAAAAGAAAAAAAATCATCAAAAGGAAGTGATACTTCGGTAGCAATAAAAGTAGGTACATTAGAAGTTAGGGGCGGAGGAGTTCCTCAAAAAAATAAAATAAAATGGTATAAAGAGAAAGGAGACAGATATTATGTTCGGTTTCCAGAATACGGTACTATTTATCAGCCTCCTCAGCCTCTTTTAATTCCAATTTTTGAAAATAAAAAACCTTTTATAGAAGAATATATAAAACAGAAATTACAACAAGCAATAGATAAGGCAAACAAAAAGAAATGATTGAGAATGCTATATACACAATACTTAAAGAATTAACAAAAGATAAAGCGGACGGAGTTTATTTAGATTTTGTTAATGATTCAGAAATAGACAAAGATAAAACATATATAGTTTATTCTTTAACAAGCAGCACACCGCATTATAATTTTGAATATGGAAATAGCATTTATCAGATAGCTGTATATTCTAATAATTTAAGCAAAGCATTAAATATACAAAGAGAAATAGGAAAGTATTTTAGCAATTTAAAAACTATTATTGAAGATACAGAAATATGCGGATGTGATGTTTCAAATGAAACACATAACTATACTGAAGGTTTTTATCAAGCTGTAAGCATAGTAAATATATTATATAAATATTAATGTAAGGAGACTTTATGAGTCAAACAAGTGTGCAAGAAAAAAAGACAATAAGATACGGAAGTGCTAAAGTTTTGATAGGAGATAGATTTGATAAACTTATAAATATAGGAGCAGCACGCAGTGTTGCTGTAAAAGAAACTATAACTACATCAGATATAGAAAGCGACAATGCAGGAACTATAGCTACTTTAGTGACAGAACATAAAATGGAATTAACTCTTGACAGTTTAGAAATTAATTTCAAAAACTATGCTGAGGCAAGAGGCGGTATAGATAATATAGACAGCTATGATGGTAAAACAGAAGTTACAAAACAGTATATAGTAGAATCAGATACATATAAAAGAGGTGAAGAAATAAAAGTTCCATTTAGAAATGCAGACGGAAGCGAAGTAACAATAACTAAAGTAGAAAAGAAAAACTCTATGGGAAATATTCTCATAGAAGAATCAAGCTACGAAAAAATAGGAACTAGCGGAATAAAAATTACAGATAGTAAAATATCTCCTAGCACAGATACCTTAATTATTACATATACTAGAACTATGCCTAAAATGGTTCGCATGGCAACAGGAGGAAAAAGTTCTACAATAAGACCTAAATGCATACTGATAGTTAATACTAATGCTGAGGGTAAAGAATTAAGAATATATTTACCACAGGCTTCAATAGCAGGCGGCTTAGAGTTTAGTTTCCCTTCAGATAAAGCACAGGATGTGTTAGTAGGAAAATTGAGTTTTTCAGCAACTTTAGCAGGTAATCAGCAAAGCGGAGAGCAGCTTGCATGGTATGAAGATGAACAATCTGCAGGTAAAGATGAAGAGGAAATAAAAGATACAGAAGAGGAAACATCAGATACCGAAAGTGAACCTAATGTTCCATTAACTTTAGAAAGCGATAAACCAAATGTAGATATAAGAGCAGATGGAAATGATACTGTAGTATTAACATCAAATGCAGATGAGATAACACATACAGTAGAGCCTCCAGACCAACAGTTTTTTGATGTGAGCTATGAAGCTGAAACTAAAACTTTCACTATCACAGGAAAGGCAGAAGGTACAGCTACATTAAAAATCACAGCTAAAAAATCAGGCAGTGAAGATATTATTAAAGATATATCTATTAATATACAAGCAGCTAATTAAAATATTGGAGTTAATCTATGGACATAGTAATTACAGATTTAGAAGAGTTTAGCAAAAAGAGAGCTGTTTACGCAAAGCTTGGAGATTATAAAATAGATGTTAATGATATACCTCTTAAATTAGCCCTTAAAGTAAATAATTATTTTAAGGGCTTGAAAAATGGTGAAGATATTGATCCTGAAATATTGATTGATGAAATAGTCATTCCTCTCATACAAAAACAAAATGCGAATGTAGATAAAGAAAAAATATCAGAAGATTTTAATTATGATCAATTATTAAAATTGATGAATATGGTATTTGAGTCTTATCTTCATGCAGGTGCTGATTCAAAAGAAACAAAAGAGGCTGATACAAAAAATAAAAAAAAAGAAAACTAATAAAAATAGAATTAATAAAGTTATTGGCACATTTAGCTAATAGCTATGGGTGGACAGAAGACTGTATGATGGAGATGAGTTTGCAAAGACTTCTGCTTTATTATACAGCTTCTTTAAATTTGCCTTATATAATTGAAGTTCAGGCACCGCAGGCGGACAGTCGTCAAGAAACAAAAGCAGATAATAATGCAACTGAAATAAAGCAGGGAAATAAAACTATAAGAAGAGAAAAGCAAGGGCTTTGGGAAATAGAAACAATAATAACGGATAATTAAAAAAATGAGCAGCTTAAATGTTAGTATATATGCAGATGCTTCCCAAGCTATTGAGGCATTTGGAAAACTTAAAGATAAAACAACCGACTTAGAAAAAGGCTTTGATAAAATAGGAAAATCTTTTGACAAGTTCGGTTCTTTAGCTACTAAAAGTTTAACTGTTCCAATAGCGGCAGGGACAACAGCTTTTGCATTAGCTACTAAAAAAGCTACTGATTTTGATAATGGAATGCGTGAGGTTCTTACTCTTCTTCCAAAATTAAGCAATGAAGGTTTTGAAAAATTAAAAAATGAAACTTTAGAGTTTAGTAAAGAAATAGGCAAACTTCCAGAAGAAACAACTAAAGCTCTTTATCAAGCACTTTCTGCAGGAGTTCCACGTGAAAATGTATTTGAGTTCTTAAAAACTGCAGGCGAAGCTGCTATCGCAGGTGTTGCTGAATTAGAAACTTCAGTTGATGGACTTACTTCTGTTACTAATGCTTATGGAACAGAGGTTTTAAGTGTAAATAAGGCTTCAGATATAATGTTTCAAACACTGAAGCTAGGAAAAACAGACTTTACTCAGTTATCTCAATATTTATTTAATGTTATTCCTACCGCTTCAGCTTTAGGAGTGAAGTTTGAAGATATAGGAGCTGCTATTGCTGTAATGACTGCACAGGGTACTCCTACCTCTGTTGCAACAACACAGATTCGTCAGGCTTTAGTAGAACTTAATAAAGAAGGAAGTATTACAGATATAGCATTTAGAGAAATAGCAGGAAAAAGCTTTAAAGAGTTTATAGAGCAAGGAGGAACTTTACAGGAAGCTCTTCAAATGCTTGCTGAAAAAGCTGATAAAAGCGGAAAAGATATTTCTAGTATGTTCAGCAGTGTTGAGGCAGCAAATGCTGGTTTAGCTTTATCTGGAAAGAATGCAGATAAGTTTAAAGATGCTTTAGATCAAATGAATAACTCAGCAGGAGCTACATCTGAGGCATTCAAAAAAATAGATGACGGTCTAGCAAGACAGTTTGAAAAAATGAAAGCAGAGCTTAGTGCTTTAGTAGTGGAACTTGGAAATAGTTTACTTCCTGTTGTTAATGAAGATTTACTTCCTGTTATGCAAGATAAAATAGTACCTATAGCTGAAAAAATGATTCTTACTATTATATCTTTAATAAAAACATTCAGCGACTTGCCAGCACCTTTGCAGGCTGTAAGTGTAGGATTTGTTTCTTTAGCAGCGGGCTTCGGTCCAGCTTTAAAAGGGATAGTAGGACTTGGAAAAGGAATAACAGAAGCTAAGAAAACTATATCAGATTTTAAAAATGCAGCATCTGTATTAAAAACATCAGCAAGTTCTATTCAAGGATTAAGTACGGCTTGGAAAGCATTAAATACAGTAATGATTGCAAGTCCTGTTGGTATTATAACAACTCTAACTGTAGGACTTGGTGCTTTAGCAGTAAAAGCATATAAATTAAATCAGGAATATAAAGCATTAATAGAGAGTTCAAACCAATTAGCTAACAGCACAAAAGAATTAAATGATAATTCTTTTAAAGATGTAGGTTTATTTGAAGAGTATCAAAAACTAGCTAGTGCCAAAGAGTTAGATGCAGCAGCTACTGAAAGATTAAGTCAAGTAACTGATAAACTTACTAGGCTATATCCTAATTTAAAAACTGTAGTTTTAGATGGAATTACATATATAGATTCTGCTACTATGAAGTTAGAAGACTATAGAACGGCAGAAGAAAGTACACAAATACAAACTATAGAAACAAAAATAAAAGAATTAGAAGAAAAGCGAAAGATATATAATGCTGCTGTTGAAAACTTAAGAAGTTCTTTATATGCAGCTGGCATGGGAGAAAGCCAAGCCAATGATGAGATATTAAAGAGTTCTGATTATGAAAAATTATCAGAAGTAGAAAAAACATTAAAAACATTAGAAAAACAAAGAAATGACTTAAATCAAAGCATGCATTTAAGACAGTCTCTAACTAGAGATGGAATAGATTTAGAGACTAAGGAAAAAGAAGCTAATGAAAATAGCATTAATGCAATAAAAGGCAAATCTAAAGCTGTAAAAGATAAAACAAAAACTTATGAAGATTATTTAGCTTTACTAAAAAAAGCAGAGGAAGAGGAAAAAAGAAGAGTCAGCAATCTTCGTAATATGGGAGCTGAAATCAGTGATGCTGAAGCTCTTGAAGCTAAAAAAGACAAAGTAGGTGCTATACTTACCGAAATGAGTACGGTACTAAACTTAAATGCTAATCAAATAAAATATTTAAGTGATAATTATGGCTACGCATTAGGACGACTGTCCGCCTTCGGCGAAGGAATAACAACTGATAGATTTTCTGAATTAGTAAAAGAAATAGAAAACAGTATATCCGCTTATGAAAGAGGTGTTGCGG
Coding sequences:
- a CDS encoding HK97-gp10 family putative phage morphogenesis protein, translating into MSGVSRKTSISIKGLDEFRKTLEELGGDFKKAIKAGARKAGNEIAKEANAEAKSRGWSEDKYYDVKEKKSSKGSDTSVAIKVGTLEVRGGGVPQKNKIKWYKEKGDRYYVRFPEYGTIYQPPQPLLIPIFENKKPFIEEYIKQKLQQAIDKANKKK